The sequence GCGGCGAGAAAGAGCTGCACCTGCTCGGCGCCGGGCTGGGTCGGGTCGGCCTCGTTCCGGTAGCGCTCGAGGACCTGCCAGAGCTCTGCCTTGAGCGCCTTGAGCCGCTCCAAGGGAATGGTCATGAAGGCGTCGCCGATGCCGAACGCGTCGCGCCAGCCGGGCGACCACTCGTGCCGGATGGCGAACCAGCGCTCGGCGGTGTCCGCGAAGTGCCGCACCTGGTCGCCCTCGATCCACTCGATGGCGGCGCGGGCGTCCGGGTCGTCGTCGAAGTCGGTGGGCTCCCAGTTGGTGACGTCGTGCGCGGCCCGCCAGAACCGCTGCCGGCCGGTGCCCAGGTCGGGATCTTCCACGACCAGCCCGACCTCGGCGAGCTGGCGCAGGTGATAGCTGGTCGCGCCGGTGTTGGTGCCGAGCAGCGCGGCGAGGGCGGTGGCGGTGGCCGGACCCTTCACCCGCAGCGCGCCGAGCAGTCGGATCCGCAGTGGATGCGCCAGCACCCGCACCTGGCGATGGTCCAGCCGGACTCCACGCGGCGCCGGCTTCCTGTCGTTCCCCATGGATGCACAATATTTGTGCACACTTCCTGTGCACAAGAGTTATGCATAAGAAGTGTGCATGATCCGACAGTGGGCGTGGCGATGCTCAGGAAGCGAGGAGTTCGGTCACGCCGCGCAGCCGGGTACGCAGCAGGCCGGCGGCGCGAGACGAGTCGAGGCGTACCTCGTTGGGGCGGTGCAGCCCCAGGGCGGCGCTGGTGGTGGTCTTCATACCGGCCGGGTCGACGCCGAACCGGCGGGCCACCAGCAGACCCAACTCCGCCCGGCTCACCGGGTCCGGCCCGGCCACGTTGAGCAGGCCGGCGTAGCCGGACGGGACCAACTCCAGCACGGCGGCGGCCAGGTCGGCCACGTCGATCGGGCAGCGGGCCTCGTCGGTGAAGAGGGGCGCCCGGCCGGCGAGGGCGTCGCGGCAGAGCTGGATCTGCTTGCTTCCCTGGCCGACGATCAGCGAGGTCCGCACCAGCACAGCGCCCGGATCGATCGCCCGGGCCGCGGTCTCCGCCGCCGCCTTCGCCGCCCCGTACGAATGGATCGGCGTCGGCGGGTCGTCGTCCAGGTAGGGCGACGGCCGCCCGGCGTGCAGGGCGTCGCTGGACAGGTGCACCAGCCGCGCCCCCACCTCGGCGGCGGCGTACGCGACGTGCGCCGCCCCGTCGGCGGTGACCGCCCAGTCGTCGTTCCGGTAGGGGGTGGCGACGACGGCGTCGGGGCGTACCTCGGTCAGCAGCGCGCGCACGGCGGCGCGGTCGGTGACGTCGAGCCGGCGGGTGGCCACCCCCGGCACCTTCACGGCGGTCGAATGGTACGTGCCGACCACGCGCTCCCCCGCCGCGACCGCCTGCCGGCACACCTCCCCGCCCAGAAACCCGCTGGCCCCCACCACGAGCAGCGTCATCCCGCCCCCTCCCGGATGCGTCGAATCGTGAGGTTAGCGGGGGCGACACGCCGGAGGCGGCCCCGCCAACCTCACGATCGACGAGAGGAGGGACGGATCAGGTCGGGTCGGCGACCGGGGCCACCGGGCCGGCGGTGCCGGCGTGCGGGCCGGTCGGCGCCTTCGGCTTGGCGTCGACGCCCGCCTCGGCGCGCTGCTGCGCGGTGATCGGCGTCGGCGCGCCGGTCAGCGGGTCGAACCCGCCCCGGGTCTTCGGGAACGCGATGACCTCGCGGATCGAGTCCGCGCCGGCCAGCAGCATGCAGATCCGGTCCCAGCCGAAGGCGATGCCACCGTGCGGCGGCGGGCCGTACTTGAACGCCTCCAGCAGGAAGCCGAACTTGTCCTGCGCCTCCTCCGGGGTGATGCCGAGCAGGTCGAAGACCCGCTGCTGCACGTCGCCCCGGTGGATACGGATGGAGCCGCCGCCGATCTCGTTGCCGTTGCAGACGATGTCGTACGCGTAGGCCAGGGCGCGGTCCGGCGCCTCCTCGAACCGGTCCACCCAGTCGGCGTTCGGCGAGGTGAACGGGTGGTGCACGGCCGTCCAGCCACCCTCGTCCGTCTTCTCGAACATCGGCGCGTCGACCACCCAGCAGAACGCCCAGGCGCTCTCGTCGATCAGGTTGGCCCGCTTGGCGATCTCGATCCGGGCGGCGCCGAGCAGCTCCTGCGCCTCCCGCGTGTTCGTGCTCGCGGCGAAGAAGATCGCGTCGCCCGGCTTCGCGCCGACCGCGTCGGCCAGGCCGGCCAGGTGTCCCTCGGAGAGGTTCTTGGCCACCGGGCCGCGCGCCTCGCCGGTCTCCGCGTCGAGCACCACGTACGCCAGGCCCTTCGCGCCGCGCGCCTTGGCCCAGTCCTGCCAGCCGTCCAGCTCCTTGCGGCTCTGCGCCGCGCCGCCGGGCATGACCACCGCGCCGACGTAGCCGCCCGCGTCGATCGCGCCGGCGAACACCCGGAACTCGGTGCCGCGCAGGTAGTCGGTCAGCTCGGTCAGCTCGACGCCGTAGCGCAGATCCGGCTTGTCGGAGCCGTAGCGGGACATGGCGTCGTGCCAGGTGATCCGCGGGATCGGCCGGGGGATCTGGTAGCCGGCCAGGTCGGACCAGAGCGCCGAGACGATCGCCTCGCCGAGCTCGATGACGTCGTCCTCGGTGACGAAGGACATCTCGATGTCGAGCTGGGTGAACTCCGGCTGCCGGTCAGCGCGGAAGTCCTCGTCCCGGTAGCAGCGGGCGATCTGGTAGTACCGCTCCATGCCGCCGACCATGAGCAGCTGCTTGAACAGCTGCGGCGACTGCGGCAGGGCGTACCAGCTCCCCGGCTGCAGGCGGACCGGGACCAGGAAGTCGCGGGCACCCTCCGGGGTGGAGCGGGTCAGGGTGGGGGTCTCGATCTCCAGGAAGTCCCGCTCGTTCAGCACGGCCCGGGCGAGCTGGTTGGCCCGCGAGCGCAGCCGGATGGCCTTCGCCGGGCCGCTGCGGCGCAGGTCCAGGTAGCGGTACTTGAGCCGGATGTCGTCGCCGGCCTCGATCTGGTCGTCCACCGGCAGCGGCAGCGGCGCCGCCTCGGAGAGCACCTCCAGCGCGCTGGCGGTGACCTCGACCTCGCCGGTGGGCAGGTCCGGGTTCTCGTTGCCGGCGGGGCGGCGGGTCACCTCGCCGGTGACCTTCAAGCAGAACTCGTTGCGCAGCGCGTGCGCGTCCTCCTCGCGGAAGACCACCTGGACCACGCCGGAGCCGTCGCGCAGGTCGACGAAGATGACACCGCCGTGGTCGCGCCGGCGGGCCACCCACCCGGCGAGCGTCACCGTCGAGCCGGCGTCCGCGGCGCGCAGGCTTCCGGCGTTGTGGGTACGGATCACGGCTTGCGTCTCCTCATCTGCGGTACACGTCTGCTCCCCGCATTCTGTCAGCACCCCCCGGCGCGGGCTGCCACCGGGCGCGGTCCCGGGGGCGGGAAACGCGGGAAGCGGGCCGCCGGACGTCGGCGACCCGCTCCGCGCGGTGTCGGTCAGGATCAGATGATGCTGACGCCGTAGACGCTCATCGGCTCGGTGACCGGCTGGAAGTAGGTCGTGCCGCCGGTGCGGCAGTTGCCGCTGCCACCGGAGGTGAGGCCGACGGCGCTGCTGCCGCTGAACAGCGAGCCGCCGCTGTCGCCGGGCTCGGCGCAGACGTTGGTGCGGATCAGACCGGAGACGCTGCCCTCGGCGTAGTTGACCGTGGCGTTCGTCGCCTGGACGCTGCCGCCCCACAGGCCGGTGGTGCTGCCGGAGCGCGTCACGCTCATGCCGACGTACGCGTTGGCGGCGCCGGTGACGTCCCGGTAGGTGCCGTTCCACAGGTAGACGTTGCCAGCCGCGTTGGCGGAGTTGCTGTGCCGGACGATGCCGTAGTCGTTGCCCGGGAAGCTGGTGCCCGCGCGGGTGCCGAGCACGGTGGTCTGGCTGGAGTTCGAGTACCAGGTCGAGGCGATGTTGGTGCAGTGGCCGGCGGTCAGGAAGTAGACGGCGCCGGAGCTGCTGCGGACGTTGAAGCCGAGCGAGCAGCGACCGCCGCCGGCGGCGTAGATCGCCTGGCCGCCGGAGATGCGGGTGCTCAGCACGCCGGGCTCGGCCTCGATCCGGACGGTACCGCCGGTGCGGGCGGCGGCGGCCTTGACCCGCTCCAGCTTGGCGCCGGTGACGGTGCTGTCGACGGAGACCACGACCTGGTTGGTGGCCGGGTCGACCCACCAGGCGGTGCCGGGGATCTTGGCGGACCGCTCCAGCTCGGCGGTGGCCGCGTTGAGCTTGTCGGCCCCGCGGGTGACGAGCTTCGCGGTGGCGCCGGCGGCGCGGACCTCGCGCGCGGCCGCGGCGTCGGTCACCGCGACGATCATCTTGCCGCTGGCGTCGGCGTACGTGCCGGCGGCGCGGTCGCCGAGCTTGGCGGCGAGCGCGGCCGCGGCGTCGGGGGAGGCGGGCGAGGCGGGGGCCGCCTGGGCGGGTGCGCCGAGGAGCGAGCCCGTGACCAGGGCGCCGGCCACGGCGATGGCGGCGGCACGACGGAGCGAGGACCTAGTGGGTCGCATGTAACAACCTCCAGGGAGGGGGTGACGGACGCCGTCATACGGAAGCGCCCGAGGACAGCCCGGCCGACCTGGGGGGTGCCGGCCGAACGACCAAAGTATTCACATATTTAAGATCCTGCGCAAGACGCCGCTTTGCCCGAATTTACCCGCCCTGGAAAGTAACCATGCCGCGACATTGTGGACACAGACAGTCGTCTATATCATCTGGCCACCGCAGCCCGCCGGCACCCGTGATCCGGAGGCCACCATGACCCTCATCCGACGCGCGCTGGCCACCCTCGCCGGCGCCACCGCCCTCGTCCTGCTCGCCCCCACCAGCCCCGCCGTCGCCGCCACCCCGGCACCCAACTCGATGGCCAGCCTGGGCGATTCGATCACCCGCGGCTTCAACGCCTGCGGCTGGTACGTCGACTGCACCGCACGGTCGTTCAGCACCGGCGACGACACCGGGGTGAACAGCCACTACCTGCGGATCCGCACGGTCAACCCGGCGATCCAGGGCCGCAACCACAACGACGCGAAGACCGGCGCCAAGTCCGCCGACATGTACGGCCAGGCCGGCACCGCGGTCAGCCAGGGCGTCGACTACGTCACGATGCTGATCGGCGCCAACGACGCCTGCACCAGCTCGGAATCCACCATGACCCCGGTGGCCACCTTCCGGGCCAACATCGACAGCGCGCTCAACCGGATCAAGGCCGGCCTGCCGAACGCCCGGGTCGCCGTGATCAGCATCCCGGACATCCACCGGCTCTGGTACGTGGGCAAGGACAGCGGCAGCGCCCGCTCCGCCTGGTCACTCTTCGGGATCTGCCAGTCCATGCTGGCCAATCCCACGTCAACAGCCCAGGCCGACGTGGACCGCCGCGCCCGCGTCCGGCAACGGGTGGTCGACTACAACACCCAGCTCGCCCAGGCCTGCGTCGCGTACGGGCCGAACTGCGACTTCGACGACAACGCGGTGTTCAACTACCCGTTCGCGCTGAGCCAGGTCTCCACCTGGGACTACTTCCACCCGAACCCCAGCGGCCAGGCGGTGCTCGCCAGCGTCTCGTACGCCAACGGCTTCCGCTGGTAGCCCACTGTTCCGCATCGATCATGGAGTTGTGCTGCCCGACGTGTCGCACTTGTGCACGTTGGTTCCCGGCCACAACTCCATGATCGGCGGGAGCGTCTAGGGGTGAGCCGGTCCCACCAGGGGCTTCAGGTCGGCGCGGGGTGGGGGCCACTCGCCGACCGCCGCGGCCACCTGCTCGCCCGAGCGGATGTCCTTCACCTCGTCGCCCTCGGCGCCGGGGAAAAAGACGTACGGGATGCCCCCACGCTCGGCGTACCGGATCTGTTTGCCGAACTTGGCGGCGCTCGGCGACACCTCGGTGGGGATGCCCCGGGAGCGCAGCGCAGCGGAGTAAACGTGTCGCGAAAAGCCCGCTGGCAGCGCAGCGTCCAGATGGCGACAGTAGAGACGCATGAGGGTTGGGAACCGGACGGTGTCGGCCTCCGCCGGTATCAGCAGGTGCAGCTCCGCGAGGCGATCGACCAGGTCCTGGGGCCGGGACGAACCTGCCCACGCACGGAGTGCGTCCATGCTGAGGGAGGGCGTGTCGAGCCATGCCAGCGAATGGAGCATCCGGGTGGCCGCCTCGTCGACCGCCGACTGATCACCGCGGAGCTGACGGTGTGCGATCGACAGGGAGCTGCGGACCGATATGCCACCAAACTCCAGCAGATCGAGCCGCGACCCCTCGTCGGCAAACTCGTCGGCGAAGTCGGTCAACGAGCGCTGCGGACTGCAGGCAATCCGGAAGCCGGCAACCCGGAGCGCGAGAGGCAGGTGACCGCACGCGTGCACGATCCGCTCCACCGCGCGGGGCTCGCGTTCGGCGCGCCGATCGCCGACAAGCTCGATCAGCATCCGCTCGGCGGCCGAGTCCGACAGGGGTGCGAGCCGTATGGTCCGCCCGGCGCCCAGGACCGGGAGGAAGGCGTTGCTGGACAGCAGCAGAAGGCAGGTCGACGACGCCGGCACCAGGGGTGCGATCTGGCCGGCGTTCGTGACGTTGTCCACCACGACGATGACGCGCCGATCTTCAACGGCGGCGCGGAACGCCTTTTCGGCCTCACCGGCCTGCCGCGGAATCTGCGCCGGCGTATGTCCGAGCCCGCAAAGGAGACGGCGAGCGATTGCCTGCGAGGACGCCGCGCCTGTCCCGTCCCGGTCCAGTGTCCTCAGGTCAAGATAGAGCTGCCCGTCGGGGAACAGTGCCGCGAGCCGATGCGCGACCTCGATCGCCAACGCGGACTTGCCAACCCCCGCCTCACCGCACAGTGTCAACACCCGGGCCCGACCCGGTGACGGTTCCATCTGCGCGGCGGACAGGAGCGCCGCCATCTCCATGCCGCGGCCGACCAACCCGTGCGGCAGAGCGGGCAACTCGCGAGGCGTGGCAGCACTGGGTACGGTGCGCACCTCGATGGCCGGCCGTTCGTGCACCGGCGGTGGCGGCATGGGCTCGCGATTGAGCACCAATCGGTGCGCGTCAACCAACTCTGGACCAGGATCGACCCCGAGCTCGACCCGGAGATGACGGGTCGCCCTGGAATAGGCCTCCAGCGCGCCGGAGACATCACCGCACCCGTACAGCGCCAGCACGAGCCGCGCCTGGGCCCGCTCGCGCCAAGGTCGATCCGACACGAGCTGTCGGAGCGGGCGAACGGCTTCCGAGTACTTGCCGAGGACAAGCTGGTCCTCGGCCGCCTCTTCGACGACAGCAGCCCATTCCTCTTCGAGTTGGTCGGCGTGCCGGTTCAGGTGCACGCCACGCGGAACGTCGGCCATCGGTCGCCCACGCCAGACCGACAGAGCGCGTTCGCTCCACCGCAATCCTTCCGCGTGGCCTTCGGCTGACCGGGCGACACGGGCCCGGCCGGTCAGTTCCCGGAAAATTGCCGTCTCGGAATTCTCGGAAGGGAGATCCAGTATGTATCCACTATTGGTGGCACGAAGGGAGGTGAAACATTTCCCGCCGAGCGCCAACCGCAAGCCGGCGACATAAGTCCGAATATTGGCGATGGCCGATTTCGGCGGTCGTCCATCCCACAGCTCTTCCACCAGCGTATCGACCGAGACCGGCTGATTCGCCTCAGCAGCGAGCAGCGAGAGCAACGAACGAGGTTTCGGCGCATCTATCGAGACCGTAGAACTGTTGCAGGAAATGAGCAGGGTGCCAAGAAGCCCTATATCAACTCGCATTTCGCCCCCGTAGCATGATGCGACTTGGTCGAACTTTAGGGACCGGCTAGGCGTGTGTCAATGCGTTGGACACGCCCGCTCAAGTCGAGCAGAGCAAGATCCGGCGGCCGGGTGCAACCCTTGGCCAGCAGCCGACGTCAGGCGCCGGCGCCGGACCTAGTGTGCAGCCGATGTATGGGCGATGTGCGGGTCGCGCCTAGCCTCCCGGGTAGGCCCGGACACGACAGAGACGAGGCAGCCGAGATGGCCCCCTACCTGGAGATCGCCTGCCGCTCGGCGATCGCGCTGGTGTTCCTTGCGGCTGCCGCCGGCAAACTCAGAGCCGGCGTCGACGCGTTCGCCGCCAGCATTCTGGATGTCGTCCGGGTGCCGGCACGGCATGCCCGACTCCTCGCCGGGCTGGTCATCACGGGCGAGCTGATCGTGGCCGGGCTCTTGGTGGTGCCCAGGTCCGCGCTGGTCGGACTGGCTACGGCCGCGCTGCTCACCGTCGCGCTCGTGGCGGTCGTCATCACGGCTCTCCAACGCGGCAGCGGCGCTCGGTGCGCCTGCTTCGGCGTCCGGTCGACCCCCTTCGGCAAGCGACACGTCCTGCGGAACCTGCTCATGATCGGGGTGGTGGCGACCGGCGCCTGGTTCCACCTGCCGGCCAGCGCCTACCGACCGCAGCATTACCTGCTGGGCGTCCTGGTCGGGCTGGTCGTCGCGGCGCTTCTCGTCGCGTTCGACGACATCGCCGAACTCTTTGTCGGTCCGCCCCGGACGGCGGGATCCCGAGAGCGCGTCTGAGCAGGTCCGTTGCCCGGGTGAGCGCCCCGGCGAACTCCGCGACGCGGGTTCCGGCCGGTACGACCGGCTGCCCGAGGCGCCGGTGTGGTCGGTCGAAGTCGCAGCAGCATGCTGTTTCCAGCGAAACATGCCGCCGGCGAGCCTGAGCGTCGCCCGCGCGGGATTCACCAGGCCCGGCAGCCGGTCGCTGACGTCCTCGATCAGTGCACACCGCCGATACAGATTGGCCACTGTCGTCCTGTATTTCGGCTGGTCCGCCACTGTAGGCGCCGGTTATAGCGTGGTGGCATCCACTTCCGGAGAGAAAGGGGTGCCACCGATGATCCGACTCATCGAGAACGTCGGCGATCGGCTGCTGGGTCTGGTGATCCCGCAGGCGAACGCCCAGGCCGGCCTCTGCGCCTGCGAGATTAAGGGCTACATCTACCAGTCCTGCGGCTGCAGCGGCGGCTACATCTACAAGAAGAAGCGGTACTGCGACGGCTGCAACCTGGGCGCGTGGACCGGCTGCGAAAACTCGTGGATCACCTGCTGATTTCGGTGCTGTGTCGGGGCGCTGGGGAAGTCCTCCCCGGCGCCCCGGCGTCGATCCGGCAACGACGAACGGGCGGCGACCCGGCCCGTTCCGCGTGAGAAGAGTGAGGGCAGGAACGATGCTGTTCGAGACACTTACCGTCATTGTGGGAATCATCTCGTTAATCAACTTGGCGCTACTCCTCGGGGTGATCAAGCGCCTCCGCGAGACGACCGCCCGCAATGATGAGGGGCACGAGACCGACGAGCCCCTCGCCATCGCGATTCCGGGCCGTTCGGTCCCGCCGTTCGTGGTGCGCACCACCACAGGAGAGGAGATCACCGAGGCCTCGCTGAGCGGCAGCACCATGGTGGGCTTCTTCTCACCGGGCTGCGGCATGTGCAAGGTCAGGATCCCCGACTTCCTCATCCGGGCCCGCCAGCTCGAACGGGCGTCGGGCCGGGCGATCGCCGTGGTGACCAGCGCCGACAACGGCGGCGCGGAGATCGCCGCCAAGCTCGAGTCGGCGGCGAAGGTCTGTGTCGGGGAGGACGGCGAGGGCCTCGTGGTGGCTCTCGAGGTGGTCGGCTTCCCGGCCTTCGCGCTGCTCGAGGGCGATGTGATGGTGCAGAGCGGGACAGGCGTACCACTGCTGTCCGACCCGGTTGCGGCATGACCACCGCACCCCTCCGGATGGACGATGGCGCCTGCCGGCGGCGGGGGCGTTGACGGTGCCGGCGAAGACTCGGGTCTCGACCGGCCGCGTGCTGGCGAACATCGGTGTGGCGGCCCGGCTGGCCTGGGCTGCCGCACCGGGCTGGTCGGCGGCGCTGGCGGGGTTCGCGGTGCTCACCGCGGCCCTTCCGGTGGCGGTGGCCTGGTCGACCCGCATGGTGGTCGACGCTCTCGGCGGCCACGGCGACCGGGCCGGCGTGCTGGGGGCGGCACTCCTGCTGGCCGGGCTGAGCCTGGCCGGCGCGGTGCTGCCGCACCTGGAGAACTACGTGACCGCCGACTTCGGTCGGCGGGTCGGCATCACGGTGAAGCTGCGGCTCTACCACGCCGTGAACCGGATGGTCGGGCTGCGAAGGCTGGAGTCACCCGCCTACCACGATCAGTTGCAGCTGGCCCTGCAGGGCGGCCTGAACGGGCCGGAACACGGCGTGCTCTGCGGTCTACGCGTCGCCTCGGGCGCCCTCCAGATCGGCGGCTTCGCCGGCAGCCTGTATCTGCTGAACCCGTGGTTGGTCCTGGTCGTCCTCCTGGGATCGGTCCCCACCCTCCTCGCGGAGCTGGCAATCAACCGTCGGCGGGCAGCGTTGACCGCAGACATCACCCCCGCCATGCGACGGGAGATGTTCTACGCGGGGCTGCTCACCGGGCTGCCGGCCGCGAAGGAGGTGCGCCTGTTCGGTCTGGGCGACTACCTCACCGGTCGGATGCTGACGGAGCTCCGGTCGATCAACGCCCGTTCCCGACGTCTCGACCAGCGCCAGACGGTCGTGCAGTCCGGCCTCATGCTGTTGTCGGCGCTGGTCGCCGGAGCGGTTCTGGTGTGGGCCGTGCGCAGTGCCCAACGCGGCGAGATGACGGTGGGCGACGTCGTGTTGACGTTGGGCGCCGTCGCGGGTGTCCAGGGTGGCGTCGCATCCCTGACGGGTGCGGTGGGTGAGACCTACCAGAGCATGCTGGTGTTCGACGGATTCCGCCGGATCGAGGAGGCTCCGAGCGACCTGCCGGTGCCGGAGGTGGTTGCTGCCCCCACCGGCGGGGTGCCGGTTCCCCGTACGCCCGAGACCGGCGGCGCCGTTGTGGAGTGCC comes from Micromonospora viridifaciens and encodes:
- a CDS encoding S1 family peptidase is translated as MRPTRSSLRRAAAIAVAGALVTGSLLGAPAQAAPASPASPDAAAALAAKLGDRAAGTYADASGKMIVAVTDAAAAREVRAAGATAKLVTRGADKLNAATAELERSAKIPGTAWWVDPATNQVVVSVDSTVTGAKLERVKAAAARTGGTVRIEAEPGVLSTRISGGQAIYAAGGGRCSLGFNVRSSSGAVYFLTAGHCTNIASTWYSNSSQTTVLGTRAGTSFPGNDYGIVRHSNSANAAGNVYLWNGTYRDVTGAANAYVGMSVTRSGSTTGLWGGSVQATNATVNYAEGSVSGLIRTNVCAEPGDSGGSLFSGSSAVGLTSGGSGNCRTGGTTYFQPVTEPMSVYGVSII
- a CDS encoding TlpA family protein disulfide reductase — translated: MLFETLTVIVGIISLINLALLLGVIKRLRETTARNDEGHETDEPLAIAIPGRSVPPFVVRTTTGEEITEASLSGSTMVGFFSPGCGMCKVRIPDFLIRARQLERASGRAIAVVTSADNGGAEIAAKLESAAKVCVGEDGEGLVVALEVVGFPAFALLEGDVMVQSGTGVPLLSDPVAA
- a CDS encoding winged helix-turn-helix domain-containing protein, whose translation is MGNDRKPAPRGVRLDHRQVRVLAHPLRIRLLGALRVKGPATATALAALLGTNTGATSYHLRQLAEVGLVVEDPDLGTGRQRFWRAAHDVTNWEPTDFDDDPDARAAIEWIEGDQVRHFADTAERWFAIRHEWSPGWRDAFGIGDAFMTIPLERLKALKAELWQVLERYRNEADPTQPGAEQVQLFLAALPLPADLRPATPPQSEEER
- a CDS encoding ABC transporter ATP-binding protein, whose protein sequence is MPAKTRVSTGRVLANIGVAARLAWAAAPGWSAALAGFAVLTAALPVAVAWSTRMVVDALGGHGDRAGVLGAALLLAGLSLAGAVLPHLENYVTADFGRRVGITVKLRLYHAVNRMVGLRRLESPAYHDQLQLALQGGLNGPEHGVLCGLRVASGALQIGGFAGSLYLLNPWLVLVVLLGSVPTLLAELAINRRRAALTADITPAMRREMFYAGLLTGLPAAKEVRLFGLGDYLTGRMLTELRSINARSRRLDQRQTVVQSGLMLLSALVAGAVLVWAVRSAQRGEMTVGDVVLTLGAVAGVQGGVASLTGAVGETYQSMLVFDGFRRIEEAPSDLPVPEVVAAPTGGVPVPRTPETGGAVVECPAPVDPAVVLAAATPAIELRDVWFRYDDAHPWVLSGVNLTIPAGESVGLVGLNGAGKSTLVKLLCRFYDPTRGGIYWNGTDIRTLPVEQLRARIAAVFQDFFAYELSAAENIGVGAIAAVDDRSRIAAAARKAGCHETLAALPAGYDTLLTRTFFSNEDRDDPETGVLLSGGQWQRLALARALMRPDCGLLILDEPSSGLDATAEYAVHAKLRQLRVGRTSLLISHRLSTMRDASLIYVLDDGRIVEYGDHDELMARDGRYAELFSLQARGYGPVPV
- a CDS encoding SGNH/GDSL hydrolase family protein, which encodes MTLIRRALATLAGATALVLLAPTSPAVAATPAPNSMASLGDSITRGFNACGWYVDCTARSFSTGDDTGVNSHYLRIRTVNPAIQGRNHNDAKTGAKSADMYGQAGTAVSQGVDYVTMLIGANDACTSSESTMTPVATFRANIDSALNRIKAGLPNARVAVISIPDIHRLWYVGKDSGSARSAWSLFGICQSMLANPTSTAQADVDRRARVRQRVVDYNTQLAQACVAYGPNCDFDDNAVFNYPFALSQVSTWDYFHPNPSGQAVLASVSYANGFRW
- a CDS encoding MauE/DoxX family redox-associated membrane protein, which gives rise to MAPYLEIACRSAIALVFLAAAAGKLRAGVDAFAASILDVVRVPARHARLLAGLVITGELIVAGLLVVPRSALVGLATAALLTVALVAVVITALQRGSGARCACFGVRSTPFGKRHVLRNLLMIGVVATGAWFHLPASAYRPQHYLLGVLVGLVVAALLVAFDDIAELFVGPPRTAGSRERV
- a CDS encoding AfsR/SARP family transcriptional regulator codes for the protein MLSLLAAEANQPVSVDTLVEELWDGRPPKSAIANIRTYVAGLRLALGGKCFTSLRATNSGYILDLPSENSETAIFRELTGRARVARSAEGHAEGLRWSERALSVWRGRPMADVPRGVHLNRHADQLEEEWAAVVEEAAEDQLVLGKYSEAVRPLRQLVSDRPWRERAQARLVLALYGCGDVSGALEAYSRATRHLRVELGVDPGPELVDAHRLVLNREPMPPPPVHERPAIEVRTVPSAATPRELPALPHGLVGRGMEMAALLSAAQMEPSPGRARVLTLCGEAGVGKSALAIEVAHRLAALFPDGQLYLDLRTLDRDGTGAASSQAIARRLLCGLGHTPAQIPRQAGEAEKAFRAAVEDRRVIVVVDNVTNAGQIAPLVPASSTCLLLLSSNAFLPVLGAGRTIRLAPLSDSAAERMLIELVGDRRAEREPRAVERIVHACGHLPLALRVAGFRIACSPQRSLTDFADEFADEGSRLDLLEFGGISVRSSLSIAHRQLRGDQSAVDEAATRMLHSLAWLDTPSLSMDALRAWAGSSRPQDLVDRLAELHLLIPAEADTVRFPTLMRLYCRHLDAALPAGFSRHVYSAALRSRGIPTEVSPSAAKFGKQIRYAERGGIPYVFFPGAEGDEVKDIRSGEQVAAAVGEWPPPRADLKPLVGPAHP
- a CDS encoding SDR family oxidoreductase — encoded protein: MTLLVVGASGFLGGEVCRQAVAAGERVVGTYHSTAVKVPGVATRRLDVTDRAAVRALLTEVRPDAVVATPYRNDDWAVTADGAAHVAYAAAEVGARLVHLSSDALHAGRPSPYLDDDPPTPIHSYGAAKAAAETAARAIDPGAVLVRTSLIVGQGSKQIQLCRDALAGRAPLFTDEARCPIDVADLAAAVLELVPSGYAGLLNVAGPDPVSRAELGLLVARRFGVDPAGMKTTTSAALGLHRPNEVRLDSSRAAGLLRTRLRGVTELLAS
- the aspS gene encoding aspartate--tRNA ligase, whose translation is MIRTHNAGSLRAADAGSTVTLAGWVARRRDHGGVIFVDLRDGSGVVQVVFREEDAHALRNEFCLKVTGEVTRRPAGNENPDLPTGEVEVTASALEVLSEAAPLPLPVDDQIEAGDDIRLKYRYLDLRRSGPAKAIRLRSRANQLARAVLNERDFLEIETPTLTRSTPEGARDFLVPVRLQPGSWYALPQSPQLFKQLLMVGGMERYYQIARCYRDEDFRADRQPEFTQLDIEMSFVTEDDVIELGEAIVSALWSDLAGYQIPRPIPRITWHDAMSRYGSDKPDLRYGVELTELTDYLRGTEFRVFAGAIDAGGYVGAVVMPGGAAQSRKELDGWQDWAKARGAKGLAYVVLDAETGEARGPVAKNLSEGHLAGLADAVGAKPGDAIFFAASTNTREAQELLGAARIEIAKRANLIDESAWAFCWVVDAPMFEKTDEGGWTAVHHPFTSPNADWVDRFEEAPDRALAYAYDIVCNGNEIGGGSIRIHRGDVQQRVFDLLGITPEEAQDKFGFLLEAFKYGPPPHGGIAFGWDRICMLLAGADSIREVIAFPKTRGGFDPLTGAPTPITAQQRAEAGVDAKPKAPTGPHAGTAGPVAPVADPT